The segment AATGCTGTCGGCGAGCGATCGCTATGCCGACGAGGCGACCGCCGTCTGGCACGCCAATCATTTCGCGATCTTCATGTTCGGCGCCAATCAGCGCGGCGGTTATTCGATCGGCATTCTCACCGAGACCTTCGCGGGCGCCGGCGGCGGCCGGCAAGTGGGCGATGGCGTCGACATCGGCGGCGAGATTCCCAATCCCATCTCGCGCATGGCCAATGTCGAGACGATCGAGGCGACCTTCCCGGTTCGCTATCTCTTCCGGCGGCGGCGGATCGATTCCGGCGGCCCCGGACGCCATCGCGGCGGCGTGGGCGGTGAGTTCATGCTCGTCGCGCATGACGCGCCCGATGGCGGGATAGACTATGTCATCTCGGGCAAGGGCGCGGCCTTTCCGCAGAGCGACGGCATGGCGGGCGGCTATCCCGGTGCCGCGAACGACTATGTCCGGATCGCGGGCGTCGGCGGGAAAGACGTTCCGCTCGGTGCCGAGGATGTCGAAGGCAAGCGCGAGGCCATCGCCTGGGGCGTGCATGCGCTGCGCGGAAACGATGCGCTCCATGTCCGCTGGAATGGCGGCGGCGGCTTTGGAGACCCGCTCGACCGGTCGGCTGAAAGCATCGGCCGCGATGTCGCCGACGGCACGGTTTCGGTGGAGGCGGCGCGAGCGCTCTATGGCGTCGTGCTTGCCGACGGAGCGCTCGATCCGGCGGCGACCGAGCGGGCGAGGGCGGCGATGCGGCTGACCCGCAAGAACAGGGAGGCGGCATGATGGGTGAACGACGTTTTTCCGAAACCCTGCTGATCATCGACGGAAGCATCGCTTGCGGCCATTGCCGACAGCCTTTGTCGGCAATGGACGAGAGCTGGAAAAGCGGCGCGCGGTTGTCGGCCGTGCCGGCGGCGAGCCTGCCTGGCGCCGGCTCCGCGACGCACCCCGATGTCGAGCTCAGGTCCTTCTCCTGCGGCGCCTGCGGAACGCTTCTGGATAGCGAGCTGGCGCTTCCCGGCGATCCCTTCCTCGTCGACCGGCTGCTCCCGACCCGCCTTTAGGAGGTTTCCATGCATGACGTTCAAATTCGCCAGGAGATTGTCGATCGGGTGATGGCGCGCAGGGGCAAGCTGCACTGGTTCGAGCAATTCGACCCAGCCCGCACCGCGCTGATCGTGATCGACATGCAGAACACCTTCTGCGAACCCGGCAGCCCGGCGGAAGTGGCGGTCTCGCGCTCCATCGTTCCCAATATCAATCGACTGGCCGGCGAGCTGCGCGGGCGCGGCGGGCGGGTCGTCTGGGTATTGCACGCCAATTCGCATTGGGGTGATCGCACCGACTGGGAGCTGTTCTTCAACAATGTCGTTTCGGACGACGTGAAGCTGCGCACGGCCGCCAGCCTCGCGCCCGGCAAGCAGCAGGTCTGGTCGGGGCTGGCGACGGCGCCGGACGACATCACGATCATCAAGAACCGCTACAGCGCGCTGATCCAGGGTTCCTCGTCGTTGGAGCGCGTGCTGCGCAACCTTGGCATCGACACCGTGCTGATCGCCGGCACGAAGACCAATGTCTGCTGCGAAGCGACCGGGCGCGACGCGATGATGCTCGATTTCCGGACCGTCATCGTCTCCGATTGCTGTGCGGCGCTGTCCGATGACGAACATCGCGCCACGCTCGAAACCTTCATCCAGCAATTTGGCGATGTTCTCTCATCGGATGAGGTGGTGCGGCGGATGCGTTAAGGCATCTTGCCACGCGCGATCGCCGCGCGGATTCGACCAGGCTGCGATGGGTCGGGCTCATCGCAGCCTGGTGTCATTGCCGGTGCGTCGGCAGGTTCGTCAAACGCCGCCGACGCAGGGTCGTCGACGGTTTTTCTCCGAAGCGCTCGGTATAGGCCAGCGCGAACCGGCCCGGATGGCCGAAGCCCACGTCGAGTGCGATGTCGAGGATCGACTGGTCGGACTCGGCCGCCAGCAAGCGTTCATGCGCGGCGGTCAATCGCCGCTCGCGCAATGCCCGGATCGGCGAGGTGTCACGGAACCGGCGGAACCCGTTGAGCAGCGTCCTGGCCGGCACGCCGGCTGCCGCCGCGATGTCGTCCAACGTGATCGGATCGGCGAAATGGTCGTCGATATAGGCCTCCGCGCGCTTTACGGAGATTGGCGCGATACCGCTATCGGCCCGACCGTTGTCGACCAAACCGCCCTGCAGCAGCGTCGACAGGAACAGGCTTTCATATTCCGCGGCGACGCGCGTGTTGCTCGTCGCGAAATCGACGGTCGCCGGGTCGCTGAGCATGCCGCGCACGAATGTCCTCCACGGCGCGAAGAGCGTGTCGGCCAGATCAATTCGCTGGCGCATCAAGGGAGCCTTGCGGCCGGCGTGGCGACATAGCGTACGAGCATCCACCTTGAAGACGATCTGTTCGCAGTCGTCGGTGAATTCGGCGTGGAGCGGTTCGCCGGGCGCGATGCAGACGCCGTGGCGCCGACCGACCCATTCCTCGCCGCCATTGCGGATCAATCGCGCGCTACCCCGGCGACAGAACATCAGCAGATAATAATCGGCTATTTCCTCCAATTGGAGCGACATGGGCCGCGAATAGGCGATCGAACCCACGCCGATCGATGAAAAGCGGAAGAAATCCATATTGGCATGATAGTCTGCGGAAATCGTCGTCGGTCTCAAGCGATGCGGCTGCAACAGGGCCGAAATCTGGGCTTCGGTTTCCTCTACATCGCGGGATGCAAAGACACGATGTCCTTCAAGGGCAGGCAAGTCTTCTTCAAGCATAGGTCACGCCCTACCATATACTCAGACCCTGCAGCCTGCTTGCTCCGACATATCCAGATGCCCAGCAAGGGGAGCGGATAGCTCTCCCAATCACGCCCTCACCGGTGGATCAGGCCATAGATCGCCTATCCAGGCAAGCAGATTCTCGGACCGCCGATGGCCGCGCGGACGCACTTCTGCGCGATCGATGGATAGCAACCACGGGCTTCGTCTCCGCGCCGTCGCCCTTGCGCCTCGCGATCCCGAATTGCCGTGGAACTTCGCGGGATTGGTGACGGATGGCATTTCGCCCGTGATGCGGGACAGCAGCTCGACAAGGAGCGGTCGGACGACATGGTGCTGGAAACCTAGGATTTTGGCAGCGGAAGAGGGATCGCCGACAATCATACATCCAATTGATCTGGCGCCCTTTTCTTGAGAAAGGATGGGGAAGGATAATCTTGACCAATCTTGGCCAGAGTCACTTTCGCGATCGCGCGTGACATTCACCGCGCCGAACATGAACATTGCGGGACGATCTGGATCAATGGGTCGCCGGCTGCAAATTCAGGTCTGGTTCTTGGACCATCCAGGTCGTGTCGTTGCCGGGTGCCTGTCGCTAACCTTGATCGGGCTGGATCGGACGATGACCGAGAAAAACTGCTCCGCCCGGCCGGAACAAGGGGGTGGAGGGGAAACATGGTGCACAGCAATCTTGTCGTTCGTCTGATGGCCACGGCCTGCATCGCCGGATGGATGATACCGGCGATGGCTCAGCCCATGGATCAGGACCGTGCGGCGACAGCGGAGACGGACGGCCTGGGTGACATCGTCGTCACCGCCCAGAAGCGCGAGGAGCGGTTGCAGGACGTGCCGATCGCGATCTCCGCGATCGGCGCCGATTTCCTGCGGAGCCGCGACATCGGCTCGATCGACCAGATCGGCACGATCGCACCGAATGTGAAGGTCGAACGCTCCCCTACCAACAAGACCGTCTCGCAGATCGCGATGCGCGGTTCGGTGACCGTCAATCCCTCGGTGCTGTTCGAGCCGGCGGTCGGCCTCTATGTCGACGGCGTCTATATCGCCAAGGCCCAAGGATCGATCTTCGACATCGCGGACCTCGAACGCGTCGAGGTGCTGCGCGGGCCGCAGGGCACGCTCTATGGGCGCAACACGCTGGCCGGCGCGATCAATCTCGTGACACGCAAGCCCTCGGGCGAGCTTCGAGGATCGATCGAGGCGAGCTACGGCAATTACGACATGAAGCGGGTGAAGGGCACGATCGACCTGCCCGCGTTCGGCATCTTCTCGATCAAGCTGTCGGGTCAGGCGCAGAAGCGCGACGGGTTCATCGATGTCGTGCCCAATCCCTATCCGCAGGCCTTCCTGGCGCGGCCCAGTTCGGTGGACGACACCAACGACCTCAACCAGCGAAGCCTGTTCGCGCAAGTGCGGGTGCGGCCGGCCGACAGCCTCACGATCGACTATGCCTATGACTACAGCCGCTATCGCCAGCGCCCTGATTTCGCGCAGCTCCACAGCTTCAACCGCAACGGCCTGCCGCAGGATATCTTCGACCCGAACTCGCCGGGCTATGCGGGGGCCGGCGCCTTCTTCCCGCTCGACCTCTATGTGCGGGCCCAGCGGCAGTCGTCCGCCAGCCTCGACGCGGACCAGCTGTACGAGCGGCTGCGCACGGACGGCCATTCGCTTACCCTGGCATGGGATCTGGGAACTGCCGAACTCAAATCGATCAGCGCCCATCGCCGCACCCGGTGGAGCGACGCGCTCGATCTCGACGGGTCGCCGCTGCCGGTCGGCGCCACCCAGCGCTTCACCCGCTACCGTTCGTTCAGCCAGGAGCTGCAACTCACCGGCGGTCTGGCGGACGGACGGCTGAAATATGTCGTCGGCGGCTATTATTTCCGCGACAAGGGCGAAACGCTGGGGCCGCAATCCTTCTTCGCGGGCGCCACCAGCTTTCAGGCCGATTATGGCCAGCACACCAGGGCCGCCGCCGCTTATGCCCAGGTCGATTTCGACCTGACCGACCGGCTCGTGCTGACCGGCGGCATTCGCTACAATCATGAGCGCAAGGACGTCAGCCGGCTGCTGGTCAGCGGCCCCGGAACGCCGGCCGAGCTGACGCTGATCGACATCGGCTATGGCGACGTGCCCGATGCGGTCTACAACAGCTTCAGCCCGGCCGCCTCGCTGCGCTTCGACCTGACCGAGCGGGTGAACGTCTACGCCCGCTATGCCCGCGGTTTCAAATCGGGCGGCTTCAACGGCGAAACGACCGAACTGGTCGCCGCCACGACCGCCTGCCCGTCGGGCGCGATCGAACTTTGCCAGCCCTACCGCCCCGAAAAGGTCGACAGCTATGAGGTGGGGCTGAAAAGCCGGCTGCTCGACAACCGGCTCCAGCTCAACATCGCCGCCTTCTGGGACGAGCATCGCGACATCCAGCTTTCCGTGTTCCGGGGCAGCGGCGCGCTGTCGCTGTCGGTGCTCAACGCGGCGTCGTCGCGGATTCGCGGGGTCGAGCTGGAATTCACCGCGCGTCCGTCGTCCGCCTTCACCGTCAGCGGATCGTTCGCGCTGCTCGATGCCAAATATAAGCGCTTCATCGACGGCGGGGTGGACGTCTCCGACAATCGCGCCTTCCCGCACGCGCCGCGCTACACCGCCTCGGTTTCGACCGACTGGCGCGTGATCGAGGGCGATTGGGGACGGCTCAATCTGCTGGCCGACCTGAATTTCGTCGATTCCTACTACACCTATCCCTATGCGCTCGCCGCCCCGCCGTCGACCACGCAGGTCGCGGGCAACAGCGAGGCTCCCTCGCGCGCGATCGTCAATGCGCGCGCCATCCTCGCCGATCTGCCGATCGGCGGGATGAAAGGCGAGATCTCGCTCTGGGCGCGCAACCTGTTCCAGCAGCGCAGCCCCAGCAACTTCATCGATTTCGGGCCGAGCTTCGGCGGCATGACGCTCGCCTTCTATCCCGATCCGCGCACCTTCGGCGCGACGTTCGGCCTCCGCTTTTGAGGGGCGACGGGACGGCGCAGGGCGGCGGCCACGGCCGCGATATTGCCACGCGACGCATCCGCGCCTTATGCTCCCGCCCAGCACGAGGCGGAGCTGGGAGAGGAGCTGATGTCGCGGCATAAGCATGTCGTACCGGTGTGCAATGCAACTGCGCCGACCGGTATGATCGTCACCATGCTGGATTGCCTGTCCCGCATTTCGGGCGAGCCCGATCGCCTGCTCGCGGAGGTGGGTGTCTCGCACAGCTTCGCGGCGTTCAAGGCGGGCCAGGTGCGCGAGATCGGGCTGGACGCCTTCATCGCGACAAACCGGGCCTGCAACGCGCGCTTCCGCGACTATCTCCACCAGTCGCAGGGGCCGCAGATGACCGAGGAGCAGTTCTCGCTGCTGTGCCGCTGCCTGATCGCCTGCGCCGACCTGCGCGAGGTGCTGACGACCACGTCGAGCTTCTTCGCGATGTTCAACGGCACGCTCGGCGCCTTTCGCCCGGAGTTCGGCGATCGGCATGTCACGCTTTTCATCGAGCCCCGCCGGCGCGGCCCTACCGATCCTTCCTTCCTGATCGACGCCTTCGGAATGGCGGTGCTCCAGCTGTTGTTCGGCTGGCTGATCGGGCGGTCGCTGGCGTTGGAGCGCGTCGATTTCTCCTATCCCGCCAGCGTGCGCACGGATTTCGGCCTTGGCCTGTTCAGCTGCCCGGTGCGGTTCGACCGGCCGAGCAACATCATGCTGTTCGATGCCGTCTATCTCTCGGCGCCGGTGGTGCGCACCAGCAGCGACATGCGCACGCTGCTGGAGACCTTTCCCTACGACATGATGCTCGGGCGCGATCGCGGCCGCTCGCTCGCCGATCAGGTCTATGCGCTCATGATGAACGCGCATTCGGCGGAGCGGCAACTGCCCGGTGCCGAACGGGTGGCGCGGGACTTCGGCGTGTCGAGCTGGACGCTGCGGCGGCGGCTGGCCGAGGAGGGGACCGGCTTCTCGCGCATCCGGCAGCGGTGCCAGCTCAACATCACCACCGATTTCCTGCGCCGGCCGGACCTGACGATCGATCGCATCGCCGAGATCGCCAATTTCAGCGACGCCAACGCCTTTCGCCGCGCCTTCCAGCAATGGACAGGCAAGTCCCCCACCGCCTTCCGCCGCGAGCTGGCCGCCGGGCGCATCGGCTGAGCGCCCGCTCTTGCGCTGATCTTTCACCATTTCCGCCGTCTCCGCGCCGGAACGTGCGTCCTATCACCCCGCCATGGGCGATCAGGCCCGCAATCCTGGAGGGTGTGCGATGAGCGACGAGAACAATCTGGGCAAGATCGCCTATGCGGGCGCTACCGCCGCGGCGAAGGCCTGGGAGCAAATCCGCCATTCGACCCACATCTTCCCCGAAGCCGAAGTGGAAGCCGCGTTTCAGGACTATGTGTATCGCGCGAACATCAACGACTGGGGTTATTATTCCGAACTGTTCACGGACCCCTGCGTTTATGTCGACCATCATTTCGGCACGGTCCGCAACCCGAAGGAACTGGCCGACTGGATGATTCCGCTGATGAAGACCCAGCCCGAGATGCGCTTCATTCCTGGTTGGCACGTCATCCAGGGCAATCTTCTCATCAACTATAACTGGAACCGCTGGCCCAATCCCGAAGGCAGCGCCGTTCCCTATGACGAGTGGCGCAATCCCGGCCCGATCAGCGACTATCGCTTCCAGTTTCCATGCGTCACGATGTGCATCTATGCCGGCGACGGCAAATTCTCCTTCGAAGAGGATATCTACAGCCCGTCCGCCTATCACGAGATCCTCAAGCAGTGGCGACAAGCCATGGGCATGGAAGACGCGGGCTGATTTCCTTCCCAAGGCGCAGCCAGTGGCGCGTGATATCGAAGAGTTCGACTATATCGTGGTCGGCGCGGGCTCGGCCGGATGCGTTCTCGCGGCCCGCCTGTCCGAGCCACCCGGTCTGCGGGTCCTGCTGCTGGAGGCGGGCGGACGCGGTTGGAATCCGCTGCTCCATATCCCCGCCGCCGCGTTCCTGCCGATCGCCAGCCGGCATGCGCGCTGGCTTTATGCCACCGCGCCGCAGGAAAGGCTGGACGGCCGGGTATTGGGCGAGATCCGGGGCAGGACCGTTGGCGGCACGAGCGCCATCAACGGGATGCTCTACAGCCGGGGGGAACCGGCCGACTATGACGGCTGGGCGGCCGGCGGGGCTCCCGGATGGTCCTATCGCGAGGTGCTGCCCTATTTCCTGAAATCGGAAAGACATCTCGACGGCCCTTTGCCCGGCCACGGCGGCGACGGGCCGTTGAAGGTATCGCGTGCGCCCCTCGCCAATCCTCTCGCGCGCCGCTGGATCGCCGGTGCGATGGAGAACGGTCATCGTTTCCACGCCGACATGAGTGCCACCGACGATGAAGGCGTCGGTCCGTCGGACTGGACCTGTGCGGGCGGACGGCGGGCCAGCGCGGCCGCGTTCCTCGCCGCCGCTCGCGGTCGAGGCAATCTGACGATCCGTACCCATTCGACGGCAACGCGCATCATCATCGAGAACGGCCGGGCGTGCGGCATCGCCTATCGCTGCCGAGGCAGGCTCCGGGAAGCACGAGCGGCGCGCGAGATCGTCCTTGCCGCCGGCGCGATCCAGTCGCCGCAACTGTTGATGCTTTCGGGACTGGGGCCGGCGACGCAACTCAAGGCGTTCGGCATTCCGGTCGCGGCCGATCTTTCCGGCGTCGGCGCCAATTATCACGATCATGTCGGCGCGTCCGTGCTGGTGCGCAGCCGTGGCCGGGATTCGGCCTATCGCCATTTCTCGCCCGGTGCCGCGCTCGTCGAAGGGCTCCGCTATCTGTTCCAGGGCAAGGGCGCCCTTGCAGAACCTCCTTTGGAGGCCGTCGGCATCTTCCGGTCCGGCGAGGCGCCCGACATAGGGCCGGACCTGAAGCTCGGCTTCATTCCCCTCATGGTCGCCCCCTCGGGGCGTCTGGTACGCGAGCCGGGGTTCATGACGCGCATCTGCATGACCAAGCCGGCCAGCCGAGGCTTCATCCGTCTTCGTTCGTCCTCTCCCGACGATCCGCCGGTGATCGATGCGCGTTACTTCGCCGAGGAGATCGACCTCCGCCGCACCCGCGCGGGCATCCGCATCGCGCGCGAGATCGTCGCCGGACGGGCATTCGACGACGTGCGCGGAGAAGAACTCGCGCCCGGTTCGGCCGCCGCCGGCGACGATGATCTGGACCGCTTCCTGCGCTGGACCGCCGGTCCCGATTTCCATGGCGTCGGCAGTTGCCGCATGGGAAGCGACGCCGATGCGGTGGTCGATGAATCGTTGGCGGTGCGGGGCGTCGCCGGCCTGCGCGTGGCGGATGCCTCGATCATGCCGACCGTGCCGGGCGGCAATACCAATGCGCCGGCGATGATGATCGGCGAAAAGGCGGCGGATATCATCCTCGGCAATCCGCCGATCGCTCCACCGGCACTCCCGTCTGCCGCGCTTTCTGCGTGTTTATGTCATGGCGGTCCGGGCTCACCGGCCGCTACATTCGAAGAATAGGAGGCCGTGACGACATTCGTCGCCGAATGCTTCGCAGCCAATGTCAGACAATAATGAGCCGGGATGGGGGCATATATGGACGATCGGCGTCATGGTCCGCGTGGCGGGCTATATTCGCGTCATCTCATTACTATCGGTGTTGCCGGTTTATCGATATTCCCGGCGCCCGCTCTTGCCCAGCAATCGGCACAAGCATCCGTCGACGATGAGATCATCGTCACGGCGCAGCGGCGCGAGCAAAACCTCCTGGACGTCCCGATCGCCGTCACGGCGCTTCAGGGGCGTTTCCTCCAGGACCGGTCGATCACCACCATCGACAATCTGAGCGCGCTGGCGCCGGGGCTGCTGGTCAGCTCGACCGCGACGCAACCGAACAACGCCCAGCTGTCGATCCGTGGCTCGGTGCAGCAGAACGGCTCGATCATCCTCGATCCGTCGGTCGGGCTCTACCTGGATGGCGTCTATATCGGCAAGGCGCAGGGATCGATCTTCGACATCAACGATCTCGAACGCGTCGAGGTGCTGCGCGGTCCGCAGGGCACGCTCTACGGACGCAATACGCTGGCCGGGGCGATCAGCTTCATCACCCGCAAGCCCGACGATCAGCTGCGCGCATCCGCCGAGGCCGGCTTCGGAAACTATGACGCCCATACGATCCGGGGCCTCGTCAACGTCCCGCTGAGCGAGCATCTGTTCGTCAAGCTTTCGGGGATGACGTTCAAGCGCGACGGCAATGTGCGGCTCGTGCCCGATTCCGCCGCGATCGGCGGGACTCCGCTCGGCTTCATCTACAACAACTCCGTGGTCGGCCATCCCCAGGGCGGGGGCGCGCAAACCGGCCAGGCCGGCACCCGCAACCGACAGAGCCTGCTGGCCCAGGTCCGCTATGCGCCGAGCACCGATCTGACCGTCGACTATTCCTACGACTACAGCCGCACGCGCGGCAATGCGGATGCCAGCCAGCTCGACAGCGTCGATCCCAACGGCTTCCTGGGCGCCAATTGTGCCTTGGGGCCCGCCGTCTGCATCCCGGCCTATCTCTACGTGCAGCCGAAATATTCGAAGACCATGTCGAGCGATTACACCCATCTCGATCGGATCGAGATCAACGGACATGGCCTGACCGTCACCTGGAATACCGGCCCGGTCACGCTCAAGTCGATCACCGGCTATCGCAAGATGGATTATGACGGCGCGGTCGTCGAACTCGACGGAACGCCGCTCTGGCTCGCGAGCGGCGGACTGGATACGAAATACAAATCGTTCAGCCAGGAATTGCAGGCGACGGGAACGATCGGCGATCGACTGAACTATGTCGCCGGCCTCTATTATTTCTGGGACGACGGCTTCACCCGCAGCCCGCAATCCTTTTTCTTCGGCGCGGTCAACTACGACACCAGCTGGGGCGGCACGACCAAGGCCTATGCGATCTACGGGCAGGCCGACTACAAGATCACCGACCGGATCGTCGTGACCGCCGGGCTGCGCTACACCAAGGAGCGCAAGACCGTCGTGCGCAGCTCGATCCTGCTGCCCAACACGGTCCTCGTCGACGTTCGCAAGTCGGACGGCGTCTCGAAGGACTTCTCCGCTCTCAACCCGACGATCGTCCTCGCCTACAAGCCGAGCGATCGGCTGAACACCTATGTCAAGTTCGCGCAGGGCTATCGTAGCGGCGGGTTCAACGGCGAGGCGACCTCCAACATCGCCACCACCACGCCCTTCCGGCCCGAGACGATCAATTCGATCGAGGCGGGATTGAAGACATCCTGGTGGAACGGACGGGCCGACCTGAACATCGCGGCCTTCCACAATCATCATCGCAACATGCAGCTGTCCGTGTTCACCGCGACGTCATCGCTCGCAAGCCTGCTGCAGAATGCCGGATCGGCCAATATGAAAGGCGTGGAAGTGGAGGTCTCGGCGCGACCGGCTCAGGCGCTTCGGGTTTCGGGCAACCTCGCATATCTCGACGCGTCCTACAGCAGCTATCGCGACACCAATGCGCTGGGCACCGTCGTCGACGTAGCCGACAACCGCACCATCCCGCACGCACCCAAATATCAGGCAGCGCTGAACGTCGATCTGCGCGCGTTCCAGGGTTCGGACGGCGACAATCTGCACCTGATCTTCGATGCGCGGTACACGTCGAGCTACTATCTCTATGCCTATGCGAAGACGCCGACGGCGGACTTCCCGCTGGTGCCGCCATCCTCGTCGGTGAAGGCGCAATCGCTCACGCTCCTCGATCTCCAGCTGCGTTATGAGGATATCCCGCTCGGCAGGTCGAAGGGGTGGATCGGGGCATGGACGCGCAACCTCGCCAACACGCACCGGAAAGTGAACGGCATCAATTTCGGCGCCCAGTTCGGCGGGTTGAACATCGCGAACTATAACGAGCCGCGCACCTATGGGGTAAGCGCCGGCATCCGGTGGTAGGCGAGGACGGCGATCGGGTGGAGGCGCGGGCATGAAGACCTTGGTTGTCGGAGGCACGGGGCTGATCGGCGCGCATGTCGCGCTCGCGCTCGAAGCGAGCGGGCATGCGGTCACGATCGCCGCGCGACGGCCGCCCGAAGCCGCCGCCATCCGGCACCTGCCCGTATTGGCCGGCGACTATGCGGCCGGCGATTTCACCCCCGATCGGCTGGCGGGGTTCGACGGCCTGGTCTTCGCGGCCGGAAACGACTTCCGCCATGTACCGCAGGGCATGGACGAGGCCGAGCATCTGGAACGGGTGAACATCCGCGGCGTGCCCGCCTTCTTCGCCCAGGCGCGGGCGGCAGGGGTGAAGCGGGCGGTGCATGTCGGCACCTTCTATCCCCATGTCGCGCCCTGGTCGGTCGACGCGAGCGCCTATGTCCGATCGCGTCTGCTGGCGGAGGAGGCGGCTCGCGCCCTCGCCCGGCAGGATTTCGCCGTGTGCAGCGTCAACCCGCCCTTCGTGCTGGGCAGGCTTGAGGGGGTGGAGGTGCTCGGCGCGCAGATCCACGCCCGCTACGCGCTCGGCCAATATCCCG is part of the Rhizorhabdus wittichii RW1 genome and harbors:
- a CDS encoding isochorismatase hydrolase (PFAM: isochorismatase hydrolase), whose protein sequence is MHDVQIRQEIVDRVMARRGKLHWFEQFDPARTALIVIDMQNTFCEPGSPAEVAVSRSIVPNINRLAGELRGRGGRVVWVLHANSHWGDRTDWELFFNNVVSDDVKLRTAASLAPGKQQVWSGLATAPDDITIIKNRYSALIQGSSSLERVLRNLGIDTVLIAGTKTNVCCEATGRDAMMLDFRTVIVSDCCAALSDDEHRATLETFIQQFGDVLSSDEVVRRMR
- a CDS encoding transcriptional regulator, AraC family (PFAM: helix-turn-helix- domain containing protein, AraC type), which produces MLEEDLPALEGHRVFASRDVEETEAQISALLQPHRLRPTTISADYHANMDFFRFSSIGVGSIAYSRPMSLQLEEIADYYLLMFCRRGSARLIRNGGEEWVGRRHGVCIAPGEPLHAEFTDDCEQIVFKVDARTLCRHAGRKAPLMRQRIDLADTLFAPWRTFVRGMLSDPATVDFATSNTRVAAEYESLFLSTLLQGGLVDNGRADSGIAPISVKRAEAYIDDHFADPITLDDIAAAAGVPARTLLNGFRRFRDTSPIRALRERRLTAAHERLLAAESDQSILDIALDVGFGHPGRFALAYTERFGEKPSTTLRRRRLTNLPTHRQ
- a CDS encoding TonB-dependent receptor (PFAM: TonB-dependent receptor; TonB-dependent receptor, plug) codes for the protein MVHSNLVVRLMATACIAGWMIPAMAQPMDQDRAATAETDGLGDIVVTAQKREERLQDVPIAISAIGADFLRSRDIGSIDQIGTIAPNVKVERSPTNKTVSQIAMRGSVTVNPSVLFEPAVGLYVDGVYIAKAQGSIFDIADLERVEVLRGPQGTLYGRNTLAGAINLVTRKPSGELRGSIEASYGNYDMKRVKGTIDLPAFGIFSIKLSGQAQKRDGFIDVVPNPYPQAFLARPSSVDDTNDLNQRSLFAQVRVRPADSLTIDYAYDYSRYRQRPDFAQLHSFNRNGLPQDIFDPNSPGYAGAGAFFPLDLYVRAQRQSSASLDADQLYERLRTDGHSLTLAWDLGTAELKSISAHRRTRWSDALDLDGSPLPVGATQRFTRYRSFSQELQLTGGLADGRLKYVVGGYYFRDKGETLGPQSFFAGATSFQADYGQHTRAAAAYAQVDFDLTDRLVLTGGIRYNHERKDVSRLLVSGPGTPAELTLIDIGYGDVPDAVYNSFSPAASLRFDLTERVNVYARYARGFKSGGFNGETTELVAATTACPSGAIELCQPYRPEKVDSYEVGLKSRLLDNRLQLNIAAFWDEHRDIQLSVFRGSGALSLSVLNAASSRIRGVELEFTARPSSAFTVSGSFALLDAKYKRFIDGGVDVSDNRAFPHAPRYTASVSTDWRVIEGDWGRLNLLADLNFVDSYYTYPYALAAPPSTTQVAGNSEAPSRAIVNARAILADLPIGGMKGEISLWARNLFQQRSPSNFIDFGPSFGGMTLAFYPDPRTFGATFGLRF
- a CDS encoding transcriptional regulator, AraC family (PFAM: helix-turn-helix- domain containing protein, AraC type), which gives rise to MSRHKHVVPVCNATAPTGMIVTMLDCLSRISGEPDRLLAEVGVSHSFAAFKAGQVREIGLDAFIATNRACNARFRDYLHQSQGPQMTEEQFSLLCRCLIACADLREVLTTTSSFFAMFNGTLGAFRPEFGDRHVTLFIEPRRRGPTDPSFLIDAFGMAVLQLLFGWLIGRSLALERVDFSYPASVRTDFGLGLFSCPVRFDRPSNIMLFDAVYLSAPVVRTSSDMRTLLETFPYDMMLGRDRGRSLADQVYALMMNAHSAERQLPGAERVARDFGVSSWTLRRRLAEEGTGFSRIRQRCQLNITTDFLRRPDLTIDRIAEIANFSDANAFRRAFQQWTGKSPTAFRRELAAGRIG
- a CDS encoding glucose-methanol-choline oxidoreductase (PFAM: glucose-methanol-choline oxidoreductase; FAD dependent oxidoreductase; GMC oxidoreductase) yields the protein MARDIEEFDYIVVGAGSAGCVLAARLSEPPGLRVLLLEAGGRGWNPLLHIPAAAFLPIASRHARWLYATAPQERLDGRVLGEIRGRTVGGTSAINGMLYSRGEPADYDGWAAGGAPGWSYREVLPYFLKSERHLDGPLPGHGGDGPLKVSRAPLANPLARRWIAGAMENGHRFHADMSATDDEGVGPSDWTCAGGRRASAAAFLAAARGRGNLTIRTHSTATRIIIENGRACGIAYRCRGRLREARAAREIVLAAGAIQSPQLLMLSGLGPATQLKAFGIPVAADLSGVGANYHDHVGASVLVRSRGRDSAYRHFSPGAALVEGLRYLFQGKGALAEPPLEAVGIFRSGEAPDIGPDLKLGFIPLMVAPSGRLVREPGFMTRICMTKPASRGFIRLRSSSPDDPPVIDARYFAEEIDLRRTRAGIRIAREIVAGRAFDDVRGEELAPGSAAAGDDDLDRFLRWTAGPDFHGVGSCRMGSDADAVVDESLAVRGVAGLRVADASIMPTVPGGNTNAPAMMIGEKAADIILGNPPIAPPALPSAALSACLCHGGPGSPAATFEE